Proteins from one Nicotiana tabacum cultivar K326 chromosome 23, ASM71507v2, whole genome shotgun sequence genomic window:
- the LOC142177014 gene encoding uncharacterized protein LOC142177014 — translation MWRQSSTIVGQQWSLNVVDVAGVPRGRGVPRGRGGWREVDPQQGGVEALVEDVGVDQSGDHPEPDHAPSDLSSFSLQLTPRTSQVTPSAPLLITGTAITRQEWDQYFPGPPESSTVADDRPTRDVDSGRRLSYGSSSRDAEDLSQDLASSSLVTEATCAILTCLRQMIIFRSPPRPWLLLDRRPILPILPALLTIMLQRILW, via the exons ATGTGGCGCCAGAGCAGTACCATCGTGGGCCAGCAGTGGAGCCTGAACGTGGTCGACGTGGCAGGCGTGCCTAGAggtaggggtgtcccacgaggtcGTGGGGGTTGGCGAGAAGTTGATCctcagcaagggggcgttgaggcacttGTTGAGGATGTTGGAGTTGATCAGTCGGGTGACCACCCTGAGCCAGACCATGCTCCTAGTGATTTGTCGTCATTCAGCCTACAGCTTACTCCAaggacttcgcaggtgaccccgtcagcTCCATTATTGATCACGGGCACGGCCATTACGCGACAGGAGTGGGATCAGTATTTTCCTGGTCCTCCAGAGTCATCGACGGTTGCTGATGATCGTCCGACACGAGATGTGGATAGCGGGCGCCGACTaagttatggctcatcatcgaggGATGCTGAGGATCTTTCACAGGATTTG GCATCATCCTCGCTCGTCACGGAGGCCACTTGTGCGATACTGACATGTCTGAGACagatgattatattcaggagcccgccgagaccatg gttactgcTGGACCGACGACCCATTCTACCGATCCTGCCAGCCTTACTGACAATCATGCTGCAGCGCATCCTCTGGTAA